In the genome of Raphanus sativus cultivar WK10039 chromosome 4, ASM80110v3, whole genome shotgun sequence, one region contains:
- the LOC130510859 gene encoding uncharacterized protein LOC130510859 has protein sequence MKGIDPNVTTHKLKVDPTFKPIKQKRRKLGLEKAQAVNDEVDRLTKAGSIREVHYPDWLANPVVVKEKNGKWRICVDFTDLNKACPKDSFPLPHIDRLVEATAGHRLLSFMDAFSGYNQIMMDPDDQEKTAFITERGTYCYKVMPFGLKNAGATYQRLVNKMFAGQLGKTMEVYIDDMLVKSSAGEDHIAHLRECFDILNKYDMKLNPTKCTFGVPSGEFLGYLVTERGIEANPQQIATFLEMPSPRTTREVQRLTGRIAALNRFISKSTDKCLPFYKLLRNNKKFLWDEKCEEAFKQLKAYLSEPPILSKPVVGEPLYLYLAVSTAAVSGVLVREEQNEQRPVYYTSKSLIDAETRYPAMEKLALAVVTAARKLRPYFQSHSIVVMTSQPLRMILHSPSQSGRLAKWAIELSEYDIEYRPRAAAKAQVLADFIIELASEQLDSEMESPKWSLYVDGASSKQGSGVGLRLTSSAGETIEQSYRLGFSASNNEAEYEALIAGLKLALSLGIRELNAYSDSQLVASQFHGEYETRDERMGAYLEVVQNLTRQFDKFELTRIPRGENSSADALAALASTSDPLVKRIIPVEGIEKPSIDIATKAEKESKLTEQPEGTCPETPDLKNTPGGTNSDPLVCRVKTRSRSALQNSSGGIPRNSDSLEPNPTNTSGGTTTPGPEQEPPSSLHNKVVGREDWRIPITQYILEGKTPPNKWEARKLKALSARYCVTESVLLKRSISGPYLKCVHGLVAMRLMKEMHDGSCGNHSGGRALAIRIKRQGYFWPTIIADCEAYSSSCDKCQRHAPIIHQPAEKLSNISAPYPFMRWSMDIVGPLVASGSGKKKLRFLLVLTDYFTKWIEAEAFQQVTRVEVEQFVWKEIVCRHGVPYEIVTDNGGQFISHDFKIFCDKWNIRLTFSSPRRPQGNGQAEAANKSVLANLKKRLGTQKELWSEKLLEVLWACRTTPRKATEETPFSLAYGMEAVVPAETIAGSLRRELCTSNPAANDQLLTDSLDLIEERRDRALIRIQNYQQAMARQYNSKVRLRQFAVGDLVLRKVFEGTKEPDAGKLGTNWEGPYQIIHVVRPGVYKLRKVRTGVPEIRSWNATNLKRYYH, from the exons atgaagggcatagatccgaacgtcaccacccataagctaaaagtagaccctactttcaaaccgatcaaacaaaagcgtcgcaagctaggcctcgagaaggctcaagctgttaacgatgaagttgaccgacttacgaaagctgggtccattcgagaagtacattaccccgactggttagctaacccagtagtggtaaaggagaaaaacgggaaatggagaatctgtgtagacttcacagacctgaacaaagcttgtcctaaagacagcttccctttacctcacatcgaccgcctggttgaagcaacagctggccatcgactcctatcctttatggatgccttctcaggatacaaccaaatcatgatggatcctgatgaccaggagaaaactgcattcataaccgaacgaggaacctattgttacaaggttatgccattcggattaaagaatgCGGGAGCTACCTaccagaggctagtaaataagatgtttgctgggcaacttggaaaaaccatggaggtctatattgacgatatgctagtcaagtcctcagctggagaagaccatatcgcCCATTTAagagaatgcttcgatatccttaacaagtacgatatgaagctcaatcccactaaatgtacctttGGGGTACCCTcgggcgagttcctaggctacctcgtaaccgaaagaggcattgaagccaatccgcagcagatagcaaccttcctagaaatgccgtcacctaggACAActagagaggtacagagattgactggacgaatcgcggcattaaatcgattcatatccaagtccaccgataaatgtctcccgttctacaagcttctaagaaataataaaaagttcttatgggacgagaaatgcgaggaagccttcaagcaattgaaagcttacctctccgaacctccgatcctatctaaaccagtagtaggagagccattgtacctgtacctcgctgtgtcgactgctgcagttagcggcgttctggtacgagaggaacaaaacgaacaaagacctgtctattacaccagtaagagtttgatagatgccgaaacaaggtaccctgcaatggaaaagctagctctagcagtcgtaacagctgctaGAAAgctgcgaccttacttccaatcgcattcaatcgtcgtaatgacctcacaaccattacgaatgatattgcacagccctagccagtccgggcgattggccaaatgggccatagagctcagtgaatacgatattgagtatagacctcgagcagcagcgaaagctcaggtccttgccgacttcatcattgaactagcatccgagcaattagactccgaaatggaatctccgaagtggagcctgtatgtcgacggagcctcatcaaaacagggctccggcgtcggtctaaggctaacttcttcagcaggagaaaccattgagcagtcatataggctcggattcagcgcctcaaacaacgaagctgaatatgaagcactaatcgcagggttgaaactcgccctaagtctcggaattcgagaactaaacgcttatagtgattcacagctagtagctagccagtttcacggagaatatgaaacgagggacgaaagaatgggggcatatctcgaagtcgtccagaacctcaccagacagttcgacaaattcgagctaacaaggatcccacgaggagagaactcctcagcagatgcgttggctgctttagcttccacgtcagaccccctcgtaaaacggatcatacccgtagaaggaatcgaaaaaccaagcatcgacatagctactaaagctgagaaagagagcaaactaacagagcaacccgagggtacctgccctgaaacg cctgatctcaagaatacccccgggggcaccaactcagacccactcgtctgcagagtcaaaaccagaagccgttcagctctccaaaattcatctggaggtattcctcggaattcagactccctggaacccaatcctaccaatacctccgggggcaccacaacaccaggtcccgaacaggaacctccctcgtctcttcataacaaagttgtagggagagaggattggagaattccaatcacgcaatacatcctagaaggaaagactccacccaataaatgggaggctcgaaagctcaaagcattaagcgcgagatattgcgtaactgaatctgtcctcctcaaacgaagcatttccggaccttacctaaaatgcgtccatggcctcgttgctatgagactcatgaaggaaatgcacgatggttcctgcgggaaccactctggaggaagagctctagccatcagaatcaaaagacaaggatatttctggcctaccattattgcagattgtgaggcctattcctcttcatgcgacaaatgccagaggcatgcaccgattatacaccaacctgcggaaaagctgtccaacatatccgccccttatccatttatgagatggtccatggatatcgtgggaccactagtagcatcaggaagtggaaagaagaagctacgcttcctcttagtcctaacagactacttcacgaaatggatagaggctgaagctttccaacaggtaaccagggtcgaggtcgagcaatttgtgtggaaagaaatcgtgtgtagacacggcgtcccatacgaaatcgtaactgacaatggaggacaattcatatcccacgatttcaaaatattttgtgacaagtggaatattcgcctgaccttctcatcacctcgccgacctcaaggaaacggacaggcggaggctgctaataaatcagtattagcaaacctcaagaaacgcctcggaacccagaaggaactctggtcagaaaagttacttgaagtactttgggcatgtcgaaccaccccacgaaaagctacagaagaaactcctttttccttagcatatgggatggaagctgtcgttccagctgaaaccattgctggtagcctccgccgggaactctgtacgtccaatcccgcagctaatgatcagctcctaactgacagcctcgatctaatcgaggaaagacgggaccgagctctgattcgcattcagaactatcagcaagcaatggcacgacagtacaattccaaagtcaggctccgacagttcgctgtaggtgacctagtacttaggaaagttttcgaaggaaccaaggaaccagatgctgggaagttaggaaccaactgggaaggtccctaccagatcatccacgtggtacgacctggcgtttacaagctccgaaaggtgcgaaccggggtacctgaaatcagatcgtggaacgccacgaatcttaagagatattatcattag
- the LOC130511239 gene encoding uncharacterized protein LOC130511239 produces the protein MKAGDPDNHIAQYKQRMLAVTIPRDAREPTMCKGFGLTLTGPALQWYINLPTKSIKSFAALSDKFVEQFASSRNLEKNSDDLYEVLQHRNEPLRSNIAHFNQEKVAILECNADTAISAFKRGLLLEGDLYKELINYKCRTMEDVLSRAWDQVRWEEDVASRAKTYPKYDHMSLKPTRNDRDEPSPLMSTRETSNPSRGRYQHRLLPRSEGMMVSTWSDSHLAISKPELIGVLREMGRQVKLPPKMKASEANRNPKRWCEFHSDHGHTTEDCIALKMEVAELLKKGHLREFLSHKAKNLLNKEGPGLPTEAAPALPPLQDRVIHVISGGSEVRGISSAAAKRSTRKPGTAKSPRVLSAYSSERMRSASPQGSRRSNIIFRSAYADLGLEPTAHTRKATPLVGFSGEVKQTLGEVLLPVYAEGINQAIKFLVVDCPSSYNVILGRPWIHDMGAVPSTLHQLVKFPTPWCWARIWPDSCLLNDEKW, from the exons atgaaggCGGGAGATCCTGACAATCACATCgctcagtacaagcaacgcatgctagcCGTAACAATCCCCCGGGATGCACGGGAACCTACCATGTGCAAGGGATTCGGATTGACCTTGACTGGCCCTGCTCTCCAATGGTACATCAATCTTCCTACCAAGTCCATTAAGTCCTTTGCAGCTCTTAGCGACAAGTTCGTAGAGCAATTCGCTAGCAGTCGCAACCTAGAGAAAAACTCAGACGACCTCTATGaagtcctccagcataggaacgaACCCCTTCGTTCCAACATAGCACACTTCAACCAAGAGAAGGTGGCTATCCTtgagtgcaacgctgatacAGCTATCTCGGCCTTCAAGCGAGGTCTGCTCCTGGAGGGAGATCTCTACAAGGAGCTGATTAATTATAAGTGTAGGACTATGGAGGACGTATTGTCCCGTGCTTGGGATCAAGtaagatgggaagaagatgttgcaaGTAGGGCCAAAACCTATCCAAAGTATGATCATATGTCCTTAAAGCCAACTAGGAACGATCGCGATGAGCCCTCTCCTCTCATGTCCACTAGGGAGACTAGCAATCCGAGCAGGGGCAGGTATCAGCATCGCCTTCTGCCTAGATCCGAAGGAATGATGGTATCCACATGGTCTGACTCCCATCTTGCGATATCAAAGCCGGAGCTAATCGGTGTCCTGCGAGAAATGGGTCGTCAAGTCAAATTGCCCCCTAAGATGAAGGCCTCAGAGGCTAATCGAAACCCCAAGCGGTGGTGCGAGTTTCATAGTGACCATGGTCACACTACGGAAGATTGTATAGCCCTGAAGATGGAAGTCGCTGAGCTTCTCAAGAAAGGTCACCTAAGGGAGTTCCTCTCACACAAGGCCAAGAACCTTCTGAATAAGGAAGGTCCCGGTCTCCCTACTGAAGCAGCTCCCGCATTGCCACCACTGCAAGACCGGGTGATCCATGTTATCTCAGGCGGATCCGAAGTACGCGGAATCAGTAGTGCTGctgccaagagaagtactcgcaaACCAGGAACGGCCAAGAGTCCGAGGGTCCTAAGCGCCTACTCCTCGGAACGGATGAGATCAGCTTCACCGCAGgggagcaggagaag caacattATCTTCCGCTCGGCCTACGCCGACCTAGGGTTAGAACCTACGGCCCATACTAGAAAGGCGACTCCCCTtgtaggcttcagtggagaGGTAAAGCAAACCTTAGGAGAGGTTCTACTCCCAGTGTATGCCGAGGGGATAAACCAGGCCATTAAATTCCTAGTCGTCGACTGCCCTTCATCGTATAATGTGATACtaggaaggccttggatccacgacatgggagcTGTACCTTCGACTTTGCATCAACTGGTCAAGTTTCCAACTCCCTGGTGTTGGGCAcgaatatggcccgatagctgtCTGCTGAATGATGAAAAATGGTAA